One Polynucleobacter sp. MWH-Spelu-300-X4 genomic window carries:
- the fdnG gene encoding formate dehydrogenase-N subunit alpha — MNLTRRQFFKLAGSGVGVTSMTAMGLAEAADPVFSKPYKLEKTTETRSTCPYCSVSCGVLMYSRKDKDGKLKVMHVEGDPDNPVNKGTLCPKGAGLLEMIESPNRLQFPEIREAGSKEWKRISWEEALNRVAKHMKADRDQHFVEKNADGVTVNHWNTFGALISSASNNEAGYLSHKVLRSLGVVALDTQARIUHAPTVASLGPTFGRGAMTNHWADIKNADVIVIMGGNAAEAHPCGFKYVVEAKAKRGAKLVVVDPRFTRSAAVADYYAPIRSGADIAFLGGVINYLLSNNKIHHEYVKNYTNAAFLINPEFGFKDGLFTGYDEAKRSYSKATWTYQMDGQYAKVDPTLQDPNCVFQHMKRHFSRYTPDMVSKVTGTPKDQFLKVCEMMASTAPGNKTMTILYALGWTQHSIGSENIRTMAMIQLLLGNMGMAGGGVNALRGHANVQGITDQCLYSEVLPGYLSAPTVADPSYKVYIDKRTPKALRPNQMNFPQNFPKWFNSLMKAWYGDKATKDNDFAYDWVPKKDGAYDILDIFERMHQGKMNGFMCSGFNPLAAVANKNKIGAALSKLKYLVVIDPLATETSEFWKNYGEYNDVDTASIQTEVIRLPGTCFAEQDGSFTNSSRVIQWHWKAADGPGESKSDQEIIASIFTKLRGMYKAQGGKYSAPILNLTWDYKNPTYPAADELLREISGKTMVQIKDPTGKVLLEPGDQLTGFAQLRDDGGTACGNWIYSGSWNKQGNMTARRDPTDTSDQNLGQSANWGFAWPANRRILYNRASADMNGKPWDEKRAVIKWLGDKWGGNDIPDMRPNAKPEENVMPFIMTPEGVARLFAPAMAEGPFPEHYEPFETPLAANPMHPKNPKAKSNPAARVYKNDMAQFGSAKDYPYIATTYRLVEHFHYWTKHSELNAIIQPESIVEISEALAKERGIKSGDKVKVTSARGFVKAKAVVTKRMKALDVDGQKVYHVGIPIHYGFKGVAKPSQLANTLTPFVGDANSQTPEFKTFLVNIEKV; from the coding sequence ATGAATCTGACACGTCGCCAATTCTTCAAATTGGCTGGGTCGGGTGTGGGTGTGACGAGTATGACTGCGATGGGTCTTGCAGAAGCTGCGGATCCAGTATTTTCGAAGCCATACAAGTTAGAAAAAACCACAGAAACCCGAAGTACTTGCCCTTATTGCTCAGTGAGCTGCGGTGTATTGATGTACAGCCGTAAAGATAAAGATGGCAAGCTAAAAGTGATGCACGTTGAAGGGGATCCAGATAATCCTGTTAACAAAGGCACGCTTTGCCCTAAAGGCGCTGGTCTTCTAGAAATGATTGAAAGTCCCAACCGTTTGCAATTTCCTGAAATCCGCGAAGCGGGTAGCAAGGAGTGGAAGCGTATTTCTTGGGAGGAGGCCTTAAATCGTGTGGCTAAGCACATGAAGGCTGACCGCGACCAGCATTTTGTAGAAAAAAATGCGGATGGTGTAACGGTTAATCACTGGAATACATTTGGTGCGTTGATTAGTTCTGCCTCTAATAATGAAGCGGGTTATTTATCGCATAAGGTTTTACGATCACTAGGTGTTGTTGCTCTAGATACACAAGCGCGTATTTGACACGCTCCAACCGTGGCCAGTTTGGGCCCGACATTTGGACGCGGCGCGATGACGAATCATTGGGCAGATATTAAAAATGCCGATGTAATTGTGATCATGGGCGGTAACGCTGCTGAAGCACATCCATGTGGATTTAAATATGTGGTGGAAGCTAAAGCTAAGCGTGGCGCAAAACTTGTGGTGGTGGATCCTCGATTCACTCGTTCTGCTGCTGTAGCTGATTACTATGCACCGATTCGTTCGGGTGCGGATATCGCTTTCTTAGGCGGCGTGATTAATTACTTGTTATCTAATAACAAGATTCATCATGAGTATGTGAAGAATTACACCAATGCAGCCTTCTTGATTAATCCAGAGTTTGGATTTAAAGATGGTTTGTTCACTGGCTACGATGAGGCGAAACGCTCTTATTCAAAAGCAACGTGGACATATCAGATGGATGGCCAGTATGCAAAAGTAGATCCGACATTACAGGATCCAAATTGTGTGTTCCAGCATATGAAACGCCATTTCTCACGTTACACACCAGATATGGTGAGTAAGGTAACAGGCACACCTAAAGATCAATTCTTGAAAGTGTGTGAAATGATGGCTTCTACAGCCCCTGGTAACAAGACAATGACTATCTTGTATGCCTTGGGTTGGACGCAGCATTCCATTGGTTCTGAAAATATCCGTACGATGGCCATGATTCAGTTGCTATTAGGCAATATGGGTATGGCGGGTGGTGGTGTGAACGCTTTACGCGGCCACGCTAACGTTCAAGGTATTACAGATCAATGTCTATACAGTGAAGTGTTGCCAGGTTACTTGTCAGCGCCAACTGTTGCTGATCCAAGTTACAAGGTTTATATCGATAAGCGCACGCCTAAAGCCTTGCGTCCTAATCAAATGAACTTCCCACAAAACTTCCCTAAGTGGTTTAACAGCTTAATGAAGGCGTGGTACGGTGATAAGGCGACGAAGGATAACGATTTTGCCTATGACTGGGTACCTAAGAAAGATGGCGCTTATGACATCTTGGATATTTTTGAGCGTATGCACCAAGGAAAGATGAACGGATTTATGTGTTCAGGCTTTAATCCATTGGCTGCGGTTGCTAATAAAAACAAGATTGGTGCGGCATTATCTAAGTTGAAATACTTAGTGGTAATTGACCCGCTTGCAACAGAAACAAGTGAGTTCTGGAAGAATTATGGTGAGTACAACGATGTTGATACTGCTTCAATTCAAACAGAAGTGATTCGTTTACCAGGCACATGTTTTGCTGAGCAAGATGGTTCATTTACTAATTCAAGCCGTGTGATTCAGTGGCATTGGAAAGCTGCTGATGGCCCAGGTGAATCTAAGTCAGACCAAGAAATTATTGCTTCTATATTCACGAAGCTTCGCGGTATGTATAAAGCTCAAGGTGGTAAGTATTCTGCGCCAATCTTGAATTTGACATGGGACTATAAGAACCCAACATATCCAGCAGCGGATGAATTGTTGCGTGAGATCAGTGGTAAGACCATGGTTCAGATTAAAGATCCAACCGGCAAAGTATTGCTTGAGCCTGGTGATCAGTTAACGGGCTTTGCGCAATTGCGTGATGATGGCGGTACTGCTTGCGGTAACTGGATTTATTCAGGTTCATGGAATAAGCAGGGCAATATGACTGCGCGTCGTGATCCAACGGATACATCTGATCAAAATCTTGGACAGTCTGCTAACTGGGGCTTTGCATGGCCTGCAAATCGCCGCATTCTTTATAACCGTGCGTCTGCCGATATGAATGGTAAGCCATGGGATGAGAAGCGTGCTGTGATTAAGTGGTTGGGTGATAAGTGGGGTGGTAATGATATCCCTGATATGCGACCAAACGCTAAACCTGAAGAGAACGTGATGCCATTCATCATGACTCCAGAAGGTGTGGCGCGTTTGTTTGCTCCAGCGATGGCCGAAGGCCCATTCCCTGAACACTATGAGCCATTCGAAACTCCATTGGCGGCTAACCCAATGCATCCGAAGAATCCAAAAGCTAAGTCAAACCCAGCTGCTCGTGTTTATAAGAACGATATGGCACAGTTTGGTAGTGCGAAGGATTACCCGTATATTGCCACTACCTATCGTTTGGTTGAGCACTTCCACTATTGGACAAAGCACTCTGAGTTGAATGCGATTATTCAACCTGAGTCGATTGTTGAGATTAGTGAGGCCTTGGCTAAAGAGCGTGGTATTAAGTCGGGTGATAAGGTGAAGGTAACTTCAGCGCGTGGTTTCGTGAAAGCGAAAGCAGTTGTAACCAAGCGTATGAAGGCTTTGGATGTTGACGGACAGAAGGTTTATCACGTCGGTATTCCAATTCACTACGGCTTCAAAGGTGTTGCAAAGCCAAGTCAATTGGCAAATACATTGACACCATTCGTGGGTGACGCGAACTCTCAAACACCAGAGTTCAAGACATTCTTAGTCAACATTGAGAAAGTATAA
- the fdxH gene encoding formate dehydrogenase subunit beta, which produces MATQALHVVARSATTMTPPADAANAVAVAKLIDISKCIGCKACQVACMEWNETRPEIGTNEGVYDNPRDLSANAWTVMRFNELENEQGGIDWLIRKDGCMHCEEPGCMKACPSPGAIIKLSNGIIDFNSDNCIGCGYCVQGCPFNIPRISPTTNKATKCTLCSDRVTQGKDPACVSTCPTKALTFGPKEDQIKAAEERVKDLNGRGYQKAALYNPQGVGGTHVMYVLPHGDKPENYNGLPTNPSISPTVGIWKGIMKPVALIAMAAAVLTGVVHYAVKGPNKVEDDHDIKA; this is translated from the coding sequence ATGGCTACTCAAGCACTTCACGTCGTAGCTCGCTCAGCGACGACTATGACTCCACCCGCAGATGCGGCCAATGCAGTCGCAGTGGCTAAGCTTATCGATATTTCAAAATGTATCGGTTGTAAAGCTTGCCAAGTGGCTTGTATGGAATGGAATGAGACGCGTCCGGAAATTGGCACAAACGAGGGGGTTTATGACAATCCTCGTGATTTGAGTGCTAATGCTTGGACGGTGATGCGTTTTAATGAACTTGAGAATGAGCAGGGTGGTATTGATTGGCTTATCCGTAAGGATGGCTGTATGCACTGCGAAGAACCGGGTTGTATGAAAGCGTGTCCAAGTCCTGGCGCAATTATCAAGCTAAGCAATGGCATTATTGATTTCAATAGTGACAACTGTATTGGTTGTGGTTATTGCGTACAGGGTTGCCCATTCAATATCCCGCGCATTTCTCCTACAACCAATAAGGCAACTAAGTGCACATTGTGTTCTGACCGTGTAACACAAGGTAAGGATCCTGCATGTGTATCAACTTGCCCAACAAAAGCGTTAACTTTTGGACCTAAGGAAGATCAAATTAAAGCCGCTGAAGAGCGTGTGAAAGATTTGAATGGCCGTGGGTATCAAAAAGCTGCTCTTTATAACCCTCAGGGTGTTGGTGGTACGCACGTGATGTATGTATTGCCACATGGGGATAAGCCAGAGAATTACAACGGCTTGCCTACTAATCCGTCCATTTCTCCAACTGTTGGAATTTGGAAGGGCATCATGAAACCTGTCGCATTGATCGCTATGGCTGCTGCGGTTTTAACGGGTGTAGTTCACTACGCCGTTAAAGGACCGAATAAAGTCGAAGATGATCACGATATCAAAGCGTAA
- a CDS encoding formate dehydrogenase subunit gamma, whose amino-acid sequence MSKIVRYSGSDRVTHMLVALLFMLAAISGLAFFHPSLFFLSNVLGGGQLSRILHPFIGVAMFVLFVVLYFKFWHHNILNKNDRQWLKQIGDVIANHEERLPEVGRYNGGQKLLFWVMTIAMLLLVVTGFAFWRPYFASNFAIDTVRLAAVVHAASAAVLIIGIIVHVYAAIWVKGTIGAMKTGFVSSAWARKHHPGWYKEISGGK is encoded by the coding sequence ATGTCAAAAATAGTTCGCTATAGTGGCTCTGACCGAGTAACTCACATGTTGGTAGCTTTGTTGTTTATGTTGGCTGCTATATCGGGGTTAGCCTTTTTCCACCCTTCATTATTCTTTTTGAGTAATGTATTGGGTGGCGGTCAGCTATCACGCATCTTGCATCCGTTTATCGGCGTTGCTATGTTCGTGTTGTTTGTGGTGTTGTACTTTAAGTTCTGGCACCACAACATCCTGAATAAAAATGACCGTCAATGGCTAAAGCAAATCGGTGATGTGATTGCTAATCATGAAGAGCGCTTGCCTGAAGTGGGTCGTTATAACGGTGGTCAAAAACTCTTATTTTGGGTAATGACTATTGCGATGTTGTTGTTGGTGGTGACAGGTTTTGCTTTCTGGAGACCTTACTTTGCTAGCAACTTCGCTATTGATACGGTACGTCTGGCAGCGGTGGTTCATGCAGCTTCTGCAGCCGTATTAATTATCGGCATCATCGTGCACGTTTACGCTGCGATTTGGGTGAAAGGTACGATTGGCGCAATGAAGACGGGCTTTGTTTCTAGTGCTTGGGCTCGTAAGCATCATCCTGGTTGGTACAAGGAAATATCTGGTGGTAAATAA
- the fdhE gene encoding formate dehydrogenase accessory protein FdhE: protein MTVSAVKIIQPGEIQGLPDDETPLLVLPLASEVLKGRAARFEELSKKGVLKDWLEFCAQVAKAQLEAVDQIKLTPLDENIVIESLKHGMPPASIGGWKAGNDWVDAFKAFTESLAKQDLPLPAKKVLELFKSADVTTLQQQAQDYLQADESKVKAEWAPFIGAILQVIWMRKVAQLAPYAPSYKGRSTLCPVCGSHPVASVVRVGAHDGHRYLACSLCASEWYAARARCTNCETPKEVSMLGETKESLVQGECCDDCHGYLKIMYQSRDPMMDVVADDLASIQVDLGLSAEGYQRTGRNMLLMAASETDKKDS from the coding sequence ATGACAGTTTCAGCAGTCAAAATTATTCAGCCGGGCGAGATCCAGGGGTTGCCTGATGATGAAACGCCTTTATTGGTTTTACCACTCGCTTCAGAGGTTCTTAAGGGGCGCGCTGCTAGATTTGAAGAGTTATCCAAGAAAGGTGTTCTTAAGGATTGGTTGGAGTTTTGTGCTCAAGTTGCAAAAGCGCAGCTAGAGGCTGTTGATCAAATTAAATTAACGCCGCTTGATGAAAATATTGTTATTGAGTCTTTAAAGCATGGTATGCCGCCAGCTTCTATTGGTGGGTGGAAGGCGGGGAATGATTGGGTTGATGCTTTTAAAGCATTTACTGAATCATTAGCTAAACAAGATTTACCGCTACCTGCTAAAAAAGTATTGGAGTTATTTAAATCTGCTGATGTAACAACTTTGCAACAGCAAGCGCAAGATTATTTGCAGGCAGATGAGTCTAAAGTTAAAGCAGAATGGGCGCCGTTTATCGGGGCTATTTTGCAAGTTATCTGGATGAGAAAGGTTGCTCAGCTAGCACCTTACGCGCCTTCTTATAAAGGTCGGAGTACTTTATGCCCTGTGTGCGGTTCTCACCCTGTTGCTAGTGTTGTAAGGGTAGGTGCTCATGATGGCCATCGTTATTTGGCTTGTTCTTTGTGCGCTTCTGAGTGGTATGCAGCACGTGCTCGTTGTACTAATTGTGAAACACCCAAAGAAGTTAGCATGCTAGGTGAGACAAAAGAAAGTTTGGTTCAGGGCGAATGTTGTGACGATTGCCATGGATATCTGAAGATTATGTATCAGTCACGAGATCCGATGATGGATGTGGTGGCTGATGACTTGGCAAGCATTCAGGTGGATTTAGGTTTGTCCGCTGAAGGGTATCAGCGGACAGGTAGAAACATGTTATTGATGGCTGCTAGCGAAACTGATAAAAAAGATTCATAA
- the selA gene encoding L-seryl-tRNA(Sec) selenium transferase — protein sequence MKKEHVARAPISELLTQLPSVDKLLQVTEVKSFIDNFGRDEVLRAVRQTLQATREEIQKESLSDSPNEVKLVGDIERILASRSKTNMRQVINLTGTILHTNLGRAIMPPEVVDAIAKAASEPCALEYDLGEGKRGDRDELVEELLCELTGAEAATVVNNNAAAVFLLLNALSNKKEAVVSRGELIEIGGAFRIPDIMKRAGAKLVEVGTTNRTHAKDFVEAITPRTSMLMKIHTSNYVVQGFTSAVPEKEIATIAHEHQLPFVVDLGSGTLVDMTQFGLPAEPTPREAIEAGADLVTFSGDKLLGGPQAGILVGRKDLIQKIKKNPLKRVLRVGKITLAGLEAVLRLYRDPAKLPEKLTVMQLLTRDAASIAQQAQTLLPKLKESLLAASMNIQTVSVLSQIGSGSLPVERLPSTALSIEGFDKVGEKNIVRLERLLRSSDTPIIGRLQDKSLIFDLRCLQAHKESQFIDVFLAAVSKLSRSHASHQA from the coding sequence ATGAAAAAAGAACATGTGGCGCGTGCGCCCATATCTGAGCTTCTGACTCAGCTACCTTCTGTTGATAAATTGCTTCAAGTAACCGAAGTTAAATCGTTTATCGATAACTTTGGTCGGGATGAGGTTTTGCGTGCAGTTAGGCAGACTCTTCAAGCAACTAGAGAAGAAATTCAAAAAGAGAGTCTATCCGATAGCCCTAATGAGGTTAAGTTGGTCGGAGATATTGAGCGCATCTTGGCGAGTCGCTCTAAAACTAATATGCGTCAAGTTATTAATTTGACAGGCACTATTTTGCACACCAATTTGGGTCGAGCTATTATGCCGCCAGAAGTGGTAGATGCTATTGCCAAGGCAGCTTCTGAGCCTTGCGCACTTGAATATGATTTGGGTGAGGGTAAGCGTGGCGATCGCGATGAGTTAGTGGAAGAACTTCTCTGTGAATTAACCGGTGCTGAGGCTGCAACGGTCGTGAATAACAATGCTGCGGCTGTATTTCTTTTATTAAATGCCTTGTCCAATAAAAAAGAAGCAGTAGTTTCACGGGGGGAGTTGATTGAAATCGGGGGTGCTTTCCGCATTCCTGACATCATGAAACGAGCCGGTGCGAAATTGGTGGAGGTAGGAACCACCAATCGAACACATGCCAAAGATTTCGTTGAGGCAATTACACCTAGAACTTCAATGCTCATGAAAATTCACACGAGCAATTATGTCGTGCAAGGTTTCACGAGCGCAGTCCCTGAGAAAGAGATCGCGACCATTGCCCATGAACATCAGTTGCCTTTTGTCGTTGATCTTGGTTCCGGTACTTTGGTCGATATGACGCAATTTGGTCTGCCAGCTGAGCCAACACCTAGGGAGGCGATTGAGGCTGGCGCTGATTTGGTTACTTTTAGTGGCGATAAATTATTGGGTGGCCCTCAAGCTGGTATTTTGGTGGGACGCAAGGACCTCATTCAGAAAATTAAGAAAAACCCGCTAAAGCGCGTTTTACGTGTTGGGAAAATAACGCTTGCAGGTTTAGAGGCTGTGCTGCGTTTGTATCGTGATCCTGCCAAGTTGCCAGAAAAATTAACCGTTATGCAGTTGTTGACGAGGGATGCCGCATCCATTGCTCAACAAGCACAAACTCTCTTGCCAAAATTAAAAGAAAGTCTTTTGGCAGCATCTATGAATATCCAAACAGTTTCTGTGTTATCTCAAATTGGTTCAGGTTCACTACCTGTTGAAAGATTACCTTCAACTGCCTTATCTATTGAAGGGTTTGATAAAGTTGGTGAGAAGAATATTGTTCGTCTAGAACGTTTGCTTCGATCATCCGATACGCCTATTATCGGTAGGTTGCAGGATAAATCATTGATATTTGATTTGAGATGTTTGCAGGCCCATAAAGAAAGCCAATTCATTGATGTTTTCTTGGCGGCGGTCTCAAAGTTATCTCGTTCACACGCATCCCATCAAGCATGA
- the selB gene encoding selenocysteine-specific translation elongation factor translates to MIIGTAGHIDHGKTSLVKVLTGVDADRLPEEKARGITIDLGFAYVPNGRGETLGFVDVPGHEKFVHTMAAGAAGIDYGLLIVAADDGVMPQTKEHLRIMDLLGVPQISLVITKTDLAGEERSNEVLKDAMSYVAATRFGQVKSYLVSARTGVGIDALKNDLFNLADQVDIDQPKYFRLAIDRVFVVKGVGVAITGAVIAGQVSVGDNLLLGPKQHPVKVRSIHAQNAPSQTAGVGTRCGIVISGVEYSQVERGDWLFAPELRWQTQRVDCEISLPHDAERSIKDGEQLLLHHGTEHLLARIILLNTHEVLPGQSAYAQCSFDKPLSICWHDRIVFRDSSARHTLAGGWVLDIDPPIRGRRKPDRLTTLHYLSEPLAAVAFGHLLGKNPDVVNLDYWAATMNRSPDDLLNAVTSQELIQLDVDGVNYLLGQVAEDQIKDRVTSSLMKFHLDEPDEPGVAIERLRRMACPSLPQSLFKAWCAVEVKNKTLSLSGSFIHLPDHKVELTVNEKVVWEKIYPRLLDGQYDPPWVRDLASALSEPEANIRLLLRKVSRTSGLVQLVPDLFYPIATMRIMADIIRDIVEQDGHVTVISFKERVGLGRKRAIQILEAFDRLGLTRRLISYTRGKKELEKDHRVLRNVDLFVDEVIAA, encoded by the coding sequence ATGATTATCGGTACGGCTGGTCATATTGATCACGGCAAAACCTCTCTTGTTAAAGTTTTAACAGGAGTGGACGCTGATCGTTTGCCGGAAGAAAAAGCTAGGGGTATTACGATTGATTTGGGTTTTGCTTATGTGCCAAATGGTCGTGGTGAGACGTTGGGTTTTGTTGATGTGCCTGGCCATGAGAAATTTGTGCATACGATGGCAGCTGGTGCCGCTGGTATTGATTATGGACTCTTAATTGTTGCTGCTGATGATGGCGTTATGCCTCAGACAAAAGAACACCTAAGAATCATGGATTTATTGGGTGTTCCGCAGATTAGTTTAGTGATTACTAAAACAGATTTAGCTGGGGAAGAACGATCTAATGAAGTCTTAAAAGATGCCATGAGCTATGTTGCCGCCACAAGATTTGGGCAGGTTAAATCTTATTTGGTTTCCGCGAGAACTGGCGTTGGAATTGATGCTTTAAAAAATGATTTATTTAATTTGGCTGATCAGGTAGATATTGATCAGCCAAAATACTTCAGATTGGCGATTGATCGAGTATTTGTTGTTAAGGGTGTGGGTGTTGCAATCACGGGTGCTGTTATTGCTGGTCAGGTATCCGTGGGTGATAACTTGTTATTAGGCCCTAAACAACATCCGGTGAAGGTGCGGTCGATTCATGCTCAGAACGCGCCGTCCCAAACTGCTGGTGTTGGTACGCGTTGCGGCATCGTGATTTCAGGTGTTGAGTACAGTCAAGTTGAGCGTGGTGATTGGTTGTTTGCGCCAGAACTTCGTTGGCAAACGCAGAGAGTTGATTGTGAAATATCGCTACCTCATGATGCGGAGCGTTCTATTAAAGATGGCGAACAATTACTGTTACATCATGGTACTGAGCATTTATTAGCGCGTATTATTTTGCTTAATACTCATGAAGTGCTTCCTGGGCAAAGCGCTTATGCGCAATGTTCATTTGATAAACCTTTATCGATTTGTTGGCATGATCGTATTGTGTTTAGAGATAGTAGCGCAAGACATACATTGGCTGGCGGTTGGGTATTAGATATTGATCCGCCTATTCGTGGTAGAAGAAAACCAGATCGATTAACCACACTTCATTATTTATCAGAGCCCCTAGCCGCAGTAGCGTTCGGTCATCTATTGGGTAAAAATCCCGATGTGGTGAACTTGGACTATTGGGCGGCCACGATGAATCGCTCTCCTGATGATTTGTTAAATGCTGTTACTAGTCAGGAGCTTATTCAGCTTGATGTTGATGGGGTTAATTACTTATTAGGTCAGGTGGCTGAAGATCAAATAAAAGATAGAGTAACTTCTTCTTTGATGAAATTTCACTTAGATGAGCCAGATGAGCCTGGGGTTGCGATTGAGCGCTTAAGACGAATGGCTTGCCCTAGCTTACCCCAATCTTTATTTAAAGCTTGGTGTGCTGTTGAAGTTAAAAATAAAACATTGTCTTTAAGTGGCAGTTTTATTCATTTGCCGGATCATAAGGTTGAATTAACAGTCAACGAAAAGGTGGTTTGGGAGAAAATTTATCCAAGATTATTGGATGGCCAGTACGACCCCCCTTGGGTGCGAGACTTAGCTTCAGCTCTTAGCGAACCTGAGGCTAATATCCGTTTATTGTTGAGAAAAGTTTCTAGAACTTCAGGTTTGGTTCAGTTGGTGCCGGATTTGTTTTATCCGATTGCTACGATGAGAATTATGGCGGATATTATTCGTGATATCGTTGAGCAAGATGGTCATGTTACGGTTATTAGCTTTAAAGAGCGGGTGGGTTTGGGTCGTAAGCGCGCTATTCAAATTTTGGAAGCGTTTGATCGCCTAGGTTTAACGCGCCGATTGATTAGTTATACGCGTGGTAAAAAAGAATTGGAAAAAGATCATAGAGTTCTAAGGAATGTGGATCTTTTTGTAGATGAGGTTATTGCAGCATGA
- a CDS encoding DsrE family protein translates to MKRLIIQLWQASLANPQLAATPFFFASAAAAMDMHVEVHVLGASVEMFIKDNPARHQTIPPMNRKLSDFIDDAVRTGVQFYACSTAMRDRQLSLEDLTDGFGEIIGMVTMLDRATQENTTVLTF, encoded by the coding sequence ATGAAGCGTTTGATTATTCAGTTATGGCAGGCAAGTCTAGCTAACCCCCAATTAGCTGCAACCCCATTTTTTTTTGCATCGGCTGCGGCTGCTATGGATATGCATGTTGAAGTGCATGTCTTGGGCGCTAGTGTTGAGATGTTTATAAAAGATAATCCAGCGCGCCATCAAACAATTCCTCCGATGAATCGAAAGTTATCCGATTTTATTGATGATGCTGTTAGAACAGGCGTTCAATTTTACGCATGTAGTACAGCTATGCGTGATCGCCAGTTAAGTCTTGAAGATTTGACTGATGGTTTTGGCGAAATTATTGGTATGGTGACGATGCTAGATCGTGCCACGCAAGAAAATACAACAGTATTAACGTTTTAG
- the selD gene encoding selenide, water dikinase SelD, whose amino-acid sequence MSESEVLKKVRLTSLSHGGGCGCKIAPGVLADLLKTSVPFALPPELLVGTETADDAAVYQINEHQALIATTDFFMPIVDNPRHFGQIAATNAISDIYAMGGKPLLALALVGMPINVLAPEDISEILDGGREVCAKAGIPVAGGHSIDSVEPIYGLAVIGIIDPKNLKKNSTAQAGDVLVLGKPLGVGIYSAALKKDQLDSVGYEQMIANTTKLNTPGQKLSTIAGVHAMTDVTGFGLLGHAIEICKSSSTQGLINYQELQILPGVKSLAEQGCVTGASGRNWASYGHQVELSNSLTAVDRAILTDPQTSGGLLVACSPTSLDAVLKVFKEEGFEQAGVIGSLVPAEDARTVVKVS is encoded by the coding sequence ATGTCGGAATCTGAAGTTTTGAAAAAGGTACGCCTTACATCGCTTTCTCATGGTGGCGGATGTGGTTGCAAAATAGCGCCAGGAGTTTTGGCTGATTTGCTGAAAACATCGGTGCCTTTTGCGTTGCCTCCTGAATTATTAGTCGGAACAGAAACTGCAGATGATGCAGCGGTATATCAAATTAATGAGCATCAAGCACTGATTGCAACAACCGATTTTTTCATGCCGATTGTTGATAACCCTCGCCATTTTGGCCAGATTGCAGCAACGAATGCTATTTCTGATATTTATGCCATGGGAGGTAAACCGCTATTGGCGTTGGCTTTGGTGGGGATGCCTATTAATGTTTTGGCGCCTGAGGATATTTCTGAAATTTTGGATGGCGGTCGAGAGGTGTGTGCTAAGGCAGGCATTCCAGTAGCGGGTGGTCATTCAATTGATTCTGTTGAGCCCATTTATGGTTTGGCAGTGATTGGCATTATTGACCCAAAGAACTTAAAGAAAAATTCAACTGCACAAGCAGGTGATGTTCTTGTTTTAGGTAAACCTTTAGGTGTCGGTATCTATTCAGCAGCCTTAAAGAAAGACCAATTAGATTCTGTGGGATATGAGCAAATGATTGCAAATACCACTAAGTTAAATACACCTGGTCAGAAACTTTCAACCATAGCAGGCGTTCATGCAATGACTGATGTAACTGGATTTGGTTTGTTAGGACATGCTATTGAGATATGTAAAAGCTCCAGTACTCAAGGGCTTATTAACTATCAAGAGTTGCAAATTTTGCCTGGCGTTAAATCTTTGGCTGAGCAGGGTTGTGTGACGGGTGCTTCAGGAAGAAACTGGGCGAGTTATGGTCACCAAGTTGAGCTCTCAAATAGTCTTACTGCTGTTGATCGGGCTATTTTGACTGATCCCCAAACAAGCGGTGGTTTATTGGTGGCTTGTAGCCCCACATCTTTGGATGCAGTGTTAAAAGTATTTAAAGAAGAAGGGTTTGAACAGGCTGGCGTGATTGGTTCTTTGGTGCCTGCAGAAGATGCGCGTACTGTTGTGAAAGTAAGTTGA